One Topomyia yanbarensis strain Yona2022 unplaced genomic scaffold, ASM3024719v1 HiC_scaffold_171, whole genome shotgun sequence DNA segment encodes these proteins:
- the LOC131694861 gene encoding histone H3 has protein sequence MARTKQTARKSTGGKAPRKQLATKAARKSAPATGGVKKPHRYRPGTVALREIRRYQKSTELLIRKLPFQRLVREIAQDFKTDLRFQSSAVMALQEASEAYLVGLFEDTNLCAIHAKRVTIMPKDIQLARRIRGERA, from the coding sequence ATGGCCCGTACGAAACAGACCGCCCGCAAGTCCACCGGAGGGaaagctccccgcaagcagttggcaacgaaggctgcccgtaaaagtgccccagctacgggtggcgttaagaagccccatCGCTACCGACCAGGAACCGTCGCGCTACGAGAAATTCGTCGCTATCAGAAGTCGACAGAGCTACTAATCCGCAAGCTgcccttccagcgtctggttcgtgagatcgcgcaggacttcaaaaccgatctgcgcttccagagctcagccgtcatggcccttcaagaagccagcgaggcttacctggttggtttgttcgaggataccaatctgtgcgctatccatgccaagcgagtgaccatcatgccgaaagacatccaactggctcgccggatccgtggggagcgggcctaa
- the LOC131694856 gene encoding histone H2A-like, producing the protein MSARGKGGKAKGKPKSRSVRAGLQFPVGRIHRLLRKGNYAERVGAGAPVYLAAVMEYLAAEVLELAGNAARDNKKTRIIPRHLQLAIRNDEELNKLLSGVTIAQGGVLPNIQAVLLPKKTEKRASAAT; encoded by the coding sequence ATGTCTGCACGCGGTAAAGGAGGAAAAGCGAAGGGAAAGCCAAAATCCCGCTCAGTTCGTGCCGGTCTCCAGTTCCCTGTTGGCCGAATTCACCGTCTGCTGAGGAAGGGAAATTATGCTGAACGTGTCGGTGCCGGAGCACCAGTATACTTGGCAGCTGTAATGGAATATCTTGCCGCCGAAGTACTGGAGCTGGCAGGAAACGCTGCCCGCGATAACAAAAAGACCAGAATCATCCCCCGTCAtctgcagctggccattcgaaatgacgaagagctaaacaaactgctctccggcGTGACCATTGCCCAGGGTGGCGTGTTGCCTAACATACAGGCCGTTCTGCTGCCGAAGAAGACTGAAAAGAGGGCCTCCGCAGCAACCTAA
- the LOC131694858 gene encoding histone H2B-like, whose product MAPKASGKAVKKSGGGGGKAQKNIATKAGGGENKKRKQRRKESYAIYIYKVLKQVHPDTGVSSKAMSIMNSFVNDIFERIANEASRLAHYNRRSTITSREVQTAVRLLLPGELAKHAVSEGTKAVTKYTSSK is encoded by the coding sequence atggcaccgaaagccagcggaaaggctgtgaaaaaatccggcggcggcggtggcaaggcacagaagaacatcgccacaaaagcaggaggaggagagaataagaagcgaaagcaacgccgcaaggaaagctacgctatctacatctacaaggtgCTGAAGCAGGTCCATCCGGACACCGGTGTCTCGTCGAAGGCGATGAGCATCATGAATAGCTTCGTGAACGACATCTTCGAGCGTATTGCTAACGAAGCATCTCGTCTGGCCCATTACAACCGACGGTCGACGATCACCTCCCGCGAGGTACAGACCGCCGTTCGTTTGCTGTTACCGGGCGAGCTGGCCAAACATGCCGTATCGGAAGGTACCAAGGCCGTTACCAAGTATACCAGCTCGAAGTAA